The genome window GGCGAAATCGGCAAGAGCCTGCTGAAAAAACTGGAACCCAAGGGTATCACGGGCCTGGCTTACTGGGACAATGGCTTCAAGGTGATGTCGGCCAACAAGCCGCTGCACAATCCGGCCGACTTCAAGGGCCTGAAGATGCGCATCCAGTCGTCCAAGGTGCTCGACGCGCAGATGCGCGCGCTGGGCGCCAATCCGCAAGTGCTGGCCTTCTCGGAAGTGTATCAGGCACTGCAGACGGGCGTGGTCGACGGCACGGAAAATCCGCCATCGAATATGTACACGCAAAAGATGCATGAAGTGCAAAAGCACGTGACCATATCGAACCACGGTTACCTGGGCTATGCCGTCATCGTCAACAAGAAATTCTGGGATGGCTTGCCGCCCGATATCCGCGGCCAGCTGGAAAAAGCCATGCGCGAGGCGACCACGTTTGAAAAGGCCATCGCCCAGCGCGACAACGACCAGGCCCTCGAGGCCATCAAGAAAGCGGGCAAGACGCAGATCTATACCCTGACGGTGCAGGAACAGGCCGAGTGGCGCCGCGCGCTGGCGCCCGTGCAGAAGGCCATGGAAGGGCGCATCGGCAAGGATCTGATCTCGGCCATCAACAAGGAAAGCGCGAAGTAATCGCGCTGGCCGCGCCACCGGGCGCGGCTGTCAGGGACATCCTGTCTTTCTGTAGCAACGGCACCTGCGCGTCCTGCGCGGGTGCCAGCGTACCCGCATTCTTTGAAAGTCCACCATGAAATTTCTGGATCACCTGGAAGAGTGGCTGATCGCGTCCCTGATGGGCGCAGCCACCTTCATCATCTTCGTCGCGGTCGTGCACCGCTACCTGGCAGGCTTGCCGATACCGGTCGTGCAGGACTTCCTGATTCAAATCAATACCAGCTGGGCCCAGGAACTGTGCATCTACATGTTCGTCTGGATGGCCAAGTTCGGCGCCGCGTATGGCGTGCGCACCGGCATCCACGTGGGCGTCGACGTCTTGATCAACCGCATGAACCCGCGCTGGCGCGACCGCTTCATCGTCTTCGGCCTGGCCGCCGGCGCCCTGTTTACGGGCATCGTGGGTACTTTGGGCGCCAGCTTCGTGTGGTCGATCGGCCACACGGAGCAGACTTCGGCCGACATGGAAGTGCCGATGTGGCTGGTTTACCTGGCCGTGCCGCTCGGTTCTTACCTGATGTGCTTCCGCTTCCTGCAGGTCATGGTGCACTTCATCAAGACGGGCGCCTTGCCGAAACACGACCACTCGCACGTCGAGGGGCTGGAAGAGGAATTGACGGCGGAAGAAAAAGGAGCCAAGGCATGAACGCGCTGATCATTTTTGTGTTGCTGCTGGCGCTGATGCTGACCGGCATGCCGATCTCCATCTCGCTGGGCCTGACGGTATTGACGTTCCTGTTTACCATGACCAGCGTGCCCATCGAATCGGTGGCCCTGAAGATCTTCACGGGCATCGAGAAATTCGAGATCATGGCCATCCCCTTCTTCATTTTGGCGGGCAATTTCCTCACGCATGGCGGGGTGGCGCGGCGCATGATCAACTTTGCCAGCTCCATGGTGGGCCACTGGCATGGCGGCCTGGCGCTGGCCGGCGTGATGGCGTGCGCGCTGTTTGCCGCCGTTTCCGGCTCCAGCCCCGCCACCGTCGTGGCGATCGGCTCCATCATCCTGCCGGCCATGGTCAAGCAGGGCTATCCACGCGGCTTCGGTGCCGGCGTCATCACCACCTCGGGCGCGCTGGGCATTTTGATTCCGCCGTCGATCGTGATGGTGATGTATTCCGTCAGCACGAATACCTCGGTGGGCAAGCTGTTCATGGCGGGTGTAATTCCCGGCATGATGCTGGCCATGCTGCTGGGCCTGACCACGTGGTTTTTGGCGCGCAAGAACAACTATCCGCGCATGAAGAAGGCCAGCTGGGGCGAGCGCTTCGTCACCTTCAAGAAGAGCGCCTGGGGCCTGCTGCTGATCGTCATCGTCATGGGCGGCATCTACTCGGGCGCGTTTACGCCCACGGAAGCGGCCGCCATGGCTGCCGTGTACGCCTTCATCATCGCCGTCTTCGTCTACAAGGACTTGAAGATCAAGCAAGTGGGCAAGGTCTTGCTCGATTCGGCCGCCATGTCGGCGATGCTGTTGTACATCATCACCAATGCCGTGCTGTTCTCGTTCCTGATGACCAGCGAAAACATCCCGCAAGCGATGGCCGAGTGGATCACGGGCAAGGGCCTGGGCGTGATCAGCTTCTTGCTTGTGGTCAACGTCTTGCTGTTGTTGGCTGGTAACGTCATGGAACCATCGTCGATCGTGCTGATCATGGCGCCGATTTTGTTCCCCGTGGCCATGAAGCTGGGCATCGATCCTGTGCACTTCGGCATCTTGATCGTGGTCAATATGGAGGTCGGCATGTGCCATCCGCCCGTGGGCCTGAACCTGTACGTGGCGTCCGGCATCACCAAGATGGGCATTTCGGAGCTGACCGTGGCCGTGATGCCGTGGCTGCTGACGATGCTGGCCTTCCTGATGCTGATTACCTACGTACCACAAATCTCGCTGTGGCTGCCAAATTTAATTTACAACTAAAACAGTTGTCCCCGTCATGCTGCAAAAAAAGTCGATCCGGCCGAATAAATGCGCTATGATGGGCAGCCTTAAGGGGAAACACGTATATGCTTATACGCCCTGGTAGCAAGGCTGAAAGACAGAATTGGTAACAAAGTTGGTGGGGGAGTAGTCTATAAAAACGGTATTGATACCGGGGATATATTGAGGAGACACACGTTTCACAGAAGTTGTTGAGTCATCGCTGTCTGTCGCAACAAGTCGGCACCGGCGGACCCAAACGACCGGGAACGTGAAGCAATATTTGAAGCGCACCGGCTGGTGCGCTTTTTTTTCGTGTGCGGGAAACGTCCGCCCACCTGTCCGAAGACGGTGCATAATCGCCAGAATGCACTATGGGGTACCTGCAGGTTGTATATTTGCCACACTTGAATAATGATCAGCAGATGAAAAAACAACAGGGAAGTGAGCTGTTCAGTGCCATCGTGGCCGCGCCGTTCGGCGCCATGGGCGTGCGCGCGCAGGACGGCCAGTTGCGCGAACTGGTCTACCTGCCGCCGCACTTCGCCGAAAAGGCGGCGCAGGATGCCGTCTCCGAGCTAGCGTGCCAGCAATTGGCGCGCTATTTCCGCGACCCTGATCATGTCTTTGATTTGCCGCTGGCCGAACTGGGCAGCGCCTACCAGCAACGCGTATGGGCGGCGATCGCGGGCATCCCGCGCGGCCAGGTGCGCACGTATGGCGATGTGGCGCGGTTCATCGGCTCGGCGCCGCGCGCCGTGGGCCAGGCCTGCGGCGCCAACTGGTATCCCGTGCTCATACCGTGTCACCGCGTCACGGCTGCCGGCGGCCTGGGCGGCTTTGCCCACCACGACGATGCCAGCGGTTTTCACCTGGGCGTCAAGCGCTGGCTGCTGGCGCATGAAGGCGTGGAAGCGTACCGATGATGAACAGCCTGCTAACGCCCGACAACACGACCCTGATCGATGAATTCTGCGACAGCCTGTGGCTGGAAGACGGCCTGTCGAAAAACTCGCTGGACGCCTACCGGCGCGACATGCGCCTGTTCGCCCGCTGGCTGGAAGTGGCGCGACCCGGACGCGAGGGCCTGTACGAGGTATCCACGGCCGACATCGAGGCGTATTTCGCCGCCCGCCACGACGAGAGCAAGGCGACGTCGTCGAACCGCCGGCTGTCCGTGCTCAAGCGTTTTTACCAACTGGCCTTGCGGCACAAGCATATCGCGGCTGACCCGTGCCTGAAGATGGTCTCGGCCAGGCAGCCCGCGCGCTTCGTGCATACCCTGAGCGAAGCGCAGGTGGAAGCGCTGCTGGCGGCGCCCGACGTGAGCACGCCGCTGGGCCTGCGCGAGCGCACCATGCTGGAACTCATGTATGCGAGCGGCTTGCGCGTGTCGGAACTGGTGGACTTGAAATCCGTGGAGCTGAGCCTGAACGATGGCGTGCTGCGCATCACGGGCAAGGGCAGCAAGACGCGGCTGGTGCCGTTCGGTGAGCAGGCGCGGCTGTGGATCGAGCGCTACCTGAAGGAAGCACGCGGCGTCATCCTCGATGGCCAGATGGACGACGCGCTGTTCGTCACGCGGCGCGGGGGCGCCATGACGCGGCAAATGTTCTGGGTCATCATCAAGAAACATGCGCTGAACGCGGGCCTCACGGCGCCGCTGTCGCCGCACACGCTACGCCATGCGTTCGCCACGCATTTGCTGAACCATGGCGCGGACTTGCGTGTTGTGCAATTGTTACTGGGACACTCCGATATTTCCACCACGCAGATTTACACGCATGTGGCCCGCGAACGGCTGAAACTGCTGCATGCGCAGCATCATCCGCGAGGCTAAACATTTGGTGTTTGGTCCAATTACGTCATAATGTGCCTTATGTGCTTATCTGTAACATCTAAAAACTAAAGAGGTAGTAAATGGCCAAGACAAATTTCCAATACGAAAAACGGCAAAAAGAGCTGGAAAAGAAGAAGAAAGCCGAGGAAAAAGCCAGGCGCAAGCTGGAAGCGAAAAACAATCCCAAGGCTGCCGATGGCACTGAAGGCGAAGAAGCAGATGCAGACGATGCCGATGACGCCGCAGATGCGGCGGCCGAAGGCGACGCGCCCGCCCAGCCGCAGTAATTGCCCGTTCCTGATGACCGGTGCGGCACCGCCGCGCCGGCATCTCTTCGTTCTACCTTTCCCCCTCCTGCTATAAGCGCGCCTGCAACCTGCCTTGGCAGGTATCGTCGCCACTGCCCGCAGCTCTGGCGTGACGCCGTTTCCGGTCTGCAACACATCGTCGCGCTTGCGCTGGCGCCAGCTGGAAGGCAGGATGAGGCGCATGGACAACAGTTATCCAATTTGTAATCAGGCGGACATGTGGTAATGTTACCATCCGTGTACTATATTTCAATAAGATGCACGGCTAATGAATACTCGCACCCAGCTTAATCCCCGTCATGTGATCGGACTCGATGCGCTGCGCTTCATTGCCGCCATGCTGGTGGTGGCCTACCACTACGGTTTCTGGTTCTGGGTCGATCCGTCGCCCGTTTCCTCGCCCGGCCTGCAGAATCTGATTTCCTTCCCTGAACTGTTTTCTTCTACCCATTTCGGCTGGGTCGGCGTGCAAATATTTTTTGTCATTTCCGGCTTTGTGATCGCGTTTTCCGGCGAACGGGCAGGCGCGTATGCGTTTCTGGTCAGTCGTGTGGTGCGCCTCGGGCCCGGCGTATGGATATGCGCTAGCGCGACCCTTGTGGCCGTGCTGATCGGCGGCGAATGGAGTGTCTACCACACGCTGCGGGCTTATTTGCATAGCGTATTGTTTATCCCGGTCGCGCCCTGGATCGATTACGCCTATTGGACATTGGGCATCGAAATCGTCTTTTACTCGCTCGTTTTCCTGCTGGTCTTGCGCGGGAAATTTGTCTGGATCAATCGCCTCGCCATTGTTGTCGGCCTGGTCAGCGCCCTGTTCTGGCTGATGGCATGGATGGCGAGCATTGGGGACGCAGGGCCGTTCGCCCAGCTGATGCAGCAATTGCGCCGCTCCAGAATCCTGGCGTTGTTGCTGGTACATCACGGTATCTTCTTTGCTCTCGGCATTTTTCTGTGGCTGGCGCTGGTCAAGCACCGCAGCCGCGAAAACCAGCTGTGGTGCGTATTCTTTTGCGCCGCCGGCTGCCTGCAGATTGCCCTCACTGCGGCGGCGACGAACCAGACGACGGGCAGTGCCTTTTCAGCCTGGACGCCAGTGCTGTTCTGGCTGGGGGCGTTGGTCTGGGTGGTGCTTTCCGTGCGCAAGAATCATCGCGTGCATGCGCTGCCGCAGTGGTTTTTGCGTTGGTTGAAAACGGCCGGCATGATGACATTTCCCTTGTACTTGCTGCACCAGGTGGCGGGCGCGCAACTGATGAGCAGCCTGGTGCAAGCCGGTGCCGGGCGCTGGGTCGCGCTGGGCGGCGCGCTGCTCTTTTCCCTGTGTGGCGCATGGCTGGTGGCCGTGCATGCCGAGCCGGCCCTGCAGCGTCTGACGAAGCAGGTGCTGCTGCGCGTCGGGACGCGTTTCAGCTTTGGCTAGTACGGCGATTTGAAGGACGTCATCACACCCCCCGCTCGGCGACAAATTCCGCATTATTCACCAACGCCCAGCGCACGGCCGAGACGTTGCCTTCCAGGCTTCGAGGCTGTCACGCCTACCTTCCGCTACAGGGTGGGCCGCTGGCCGATGGCCAGTTGCAGCTGTGTGCTGGCGATGGCCACATCGGCGCGCGCCTGCAGATAGCCCTGGTAGGCGTCGTCGGCCGAGTGCTGCGCGGCCAGCCATTCCAGCAGCGAGGCATTACCGCTGAAGTAGGACAGGCGGATGCCGTCAACGACCTTTTGCGCATCGAGCAGCACGCCGTCGCGGTAACGCGCCAGCCGCTCCTGCGCCGTGCGCAGATGCAGCTGCGCCGCGCGCACGTCCGTTTCCGCTTTCAACTCGGCCTGGCGCAAGGCCAGCATCGCTTGCGTGACGCCGGCCTCGGCCTGCACCACGTCGCCCTTGTCGCGCCGCGACAGCGGGATGGGGATGGCCAGCGAGATGGACAGCGCGCGCGAACGGGGCGAGCCGTCCACCGGTTCGCCATGGGCATCGATGCCGTCGTGGTAGCCGCGCACGGCGGAGAGGCCCAGCGTCACGGTGGGATCAACGGAGCGGTTGGCGCGCACCAGCGCGGCGCCATCGCGCAGATTGTCGAGCGTGGCGCGGGCGATGCGCACATCGCTGCGCTCGCGCAGCGCCTGCGGCACGAGGGTGGCGGTTTCGCCGCCCGCAAAGGCGGTGAAGTCGCATGCCAGCTGCGCGTCGGGAAACAGCGCATCGAGCTGGCGCCCCAGCGGCGGCGACAGTTCCAGCATGGCGCCCTGCGCCTCGCTGCGTGCCTGCGCCAGTTCGGCCTGGAACTGGTCGCGTTCCACGCGCGACTGCAGCAGCTCGATGCCGCCCACGTCGCCCGCCTTGCGCCGCACCACGTTCGCCTCGACCACTTTCGACAGGGCCGCCAAGGTGTGCTCCTTGCGCACGAGTACCTCGCGCGTGCGGCACGCTTCCGTGTAGGCTGCCGCCGCAGTGGCGTACAGTTCGTTCCTGAAGCCGGCCACCGTTTCCTCGGCCACGGTGACATTGCTGCGCGCCGCTTTCAGGCGCGCGGCGCGCTTGCCGCCCGTCTCGATGGCCATGCTGATGGCTGGCGTCCAGGTGATGGGACGGCGTTCGATCGAACGCGGCGTTTCGCGCGCGGCGCCCAGCGTCAATTCCGGATCGGGGCGCAGGCCGGCGATGCCGATGCCGGCCCTGGCCGAGCCGATGCTCTCGTTCTGCGCTTTCAGCTCCAGGCTGTGCGTTTCCACGGCGCTCAGGTAGGTGTCGAAGCTCAGGGGCGCGGCTATGGCGCATGGCGTCATCAGCCAGGCCGCCAGCAGTACATTAAAACGTGTCATGGTTTACTCCTTCGGTGTCGATCCGGCGTTGTTGTACGTGCGCCTCGATCAGGTAATACAGGGCCGGCAACAGCAGCAGGGTCAGCGCCGTCGCCGTCACCAGGCCGCCCACCACCACGGTGGCCAGCGGGCGCTGCACGTCGCTGCCCAGGCCGGTGGCCAGCATGGCCGGCGTCAGGCCCAGCGCGGCCACGGTGGCCGTCATCAGCACGGGGCGCATGCGGTCGCGCGCGCCTTCGAGCACGGCATCGCGCAGGCTCTTGCCTTCGTCGGCGCGCAAACGGTTGATCTGCGCCAGCATCAGCACGGCGTTCAGCACGGCCACGCCGAACAGGGCGATGAAGCCGACGGCGCTTGAGACATTCAAGGTCATGCCGCGCAGGTGCAGCGCGGCCAGGCCGCCCAGCATGGCCAGCGGCACGGCCAGCAAGACCAGGGCCGGCTGGCGCAGGTTGCGGAACTGGCCGAACAGCAGCAGGAACATGGCGCCCAGGGTCATCGGCAAGATGATGGCCAGGCGGCTTTCCGCGCGCTGCAGGTTTTCAAACTGGCCGCCCCATTCGACGCCGATGCGCTGGTGCTCGTCGGCGACGGTCTTGGCCACCAGCGGGCGCGCTTCGGCCAGGAAGCCGGCCAGGTCACGTCCACGGGCGTTCAGGCGTACGATGATGTGGCGCCGTCCCATTTCGCGCACGATCACGCTTTCGCCCGAGGTGGTGCTGATCTGCGCCACCTGCGCCAGCGGCACCTTGGCGCCGTTGGCGGCCGTCAGCATCAGTTTGGCGATGGCGTCCGGGCTGGAACGCACCTCGGTGGGGAAGCGCACGGCGATGTCGTAGCTCTTCTCGCCCACGTACACCTGGCCGATGGGCGCGCCGCCGATGCCGGTCGAGATCAGGTCGGCCACGTCGGCCGCGTTGATGCCGTAGCGGGCCGCCTTTGCCCTGTCCAGTTCCACCTTCAGGTTGGGCAGCGGCGGCTCCACGTCCACCGCCACGTCGGAGGCGCCACGGACTGTTTTCAGCGCTTGCGCCACCCTGCCGGCGATGCCGCGCACTTCGTCGAGGTCGTCGCCGAAGATCTTCACCGTCAGGTCGCTGTGCGCGCCCGACAATTTATCCTGCACGCCGTCGATCATCGGCTGCATGAAGGCCACCGTGTAGCCGGGCATGCGCGCGAAGCGCTCGCTCATCTTGGCGATCAGCTGCTGCTTGTTCATGCCCGACTTCCAGCTTTTATAGGGATGCAGGCCCACGCTGGCCTCGATGTGCGACGGCGTCCAGTAGTCGGTGCCGTCGTCGTTGCGCCCCGTCTGCGTGACGATGGTCGACACTTCCGGGAACTCCAGCGCGGCGCGGCGCAGTTCACTGGCCATCTCGGACGCCTTGTCCAGGGTGATCCCGGGCGGCATCTGCACTTGCAGCCACAGCGAGCCCTCATCGAGATAGGGCAGGAAGTCGCGCCCGATGCTGCCGCCCAGCAGGGCCAACCCTGCCAGCGAGGCGGCGCAGACGGCGGCCACCCAGCGCCTCTTGCCCACCATGCGATCGAGGAAGCGGCCATATGCTGCCGTCAGTTGTTCCAGCACGCGGTTATGGAAGGTGCGGCGCGGCTTGCGCAATGCCAGCCAGGCCAGGCCAGGGATCAGCACCAGCGCCACCACCAGCGCGCCCACGAGTGCCGCGCCGACCGCATACGCCATCGGCGAGAACAGCTTGTATTCGATGCGCTGGAAGGCGAACAGGGGCAGGTAGGCGGCGATGATGACGGCCATGCCGAACATGATGGGGCGCGCCACCTGCAGGGTCGCCTCGATCGCGTCATCGATGGTGAGCGGCCGCTCCTGCTCGCGTTCGCGACGGCGCAGCATGTTTTCCAGCACCACTACGGAGCCGTCGACGAGGATGCCGAAGTCGATCGCGCCCAGCGACAGCAAATTGGCGGGAATTTTAAAATGGTGCATGAAGATGAAGGCGATCAGCAGGGCCAGCGGAATCGTCAGCGCCACGATGGCGGCCGCGCGCGGGCTGCCCAGGAACAGCAGCAGCACTAGGGCCACCAGCAGCATGCCTTCGCCCAAGGTAAATCCCACCGTGTGCAGGGTGGCGTCGATCAGCGAGCTGCGATCCAGGTAGGCGACCACCTTGACGTCCTTCGGCAGCACGTTGGCATTCAGGTCATCGACGGCCGCATGGATGCCCGCCAGCGCCTCGGACGGATTGAAATCCTTCAGCAGCAGGGTGATGCCCTCGATGGTGTCGGGATTGTTGTCCTTGCCCAGGATACCGCGCCGCTCCACGTTGCCGTAGGCGAGCTTGCCCAGGTCCTTCACCAGCACGGGTACGCCATTCTTGCTGCTGACGACCACGTTGCCCATGTCGTCGAGCGAGTGCAGCAAGCCCACGCCGCGCACCACGTACGATTGCTGGCCGCGGTCGATCACGCTGCCGCCGCCACTGATGTTGTTGGCGTTGATGGCGTCCTTCACCTGCGCCAGCGAGAGGCCGTAGCTGTCCAGTTTTGCGGGATCGAGTTCCAGCATGAATTGCGTCGTCAGGCCGCCGAAATTGCTGACGTCGGCCACGCCGCGTACCTTTTGCAGGCGCGGGATGACCGTCCAGAACTGCAGCTCCGACAGTTCGCGCAGGGAGCGTGTTTTTGATTCCAGCGTGTAGCGGTAGATCTCGCCCGTGGGCGAAGTGTAGGGGTCGAGCCCCGGCTTGGCCTCGTACGGCAGGTTCACGCTGGCCAGGCGTTCCTGCAGCCGCTCGCGCGTGAAGTAGCCGTCGCTGCCATCCTCGAATACGACCGTGATCAGCGACAGCGCGAACAGGCTGCGCGTGCGCAGCACATGCATGCCGGGCGTGCCCAGCAAGGCGCGCTCCAGCGGTATCGTGATCTGCTGTTCGATTTCCTCGGCGCCCAGGCCCGGCACCTGTGTGACGATTTGCGAGGTGACGTCGGCGATGTCGGGATAGGCTTCGATGGGCAGCTGCTTCCAGCAATAGACGCCGTACAGGGTCACGCACAACAGTACCAGCCAGACGATGCCGCGCCGCTGGCAGCAGGTGGCGATGAAACGATCAACCATTGAGCAGCACTCCTTCCTTGACGACGATACGTTCGCCCGCCTTCAGGCCGGAGACGATTTCCACCTGGTCGCCCCGGCTGGCGCCCACCTGCACCACGCGCGGTTCGAAACGCAGCGGGCCGCGTTCGACCATCACGCGCGTCACCAGACCGCTTTGCAGCAGCGCCGCCGCAGGCACCATCAGGCCGCGCCGGGTGGCGCCGGCGAAACCGGCGTGGGCGAACATGCCCGGCTTGAAAATGCCGGTGCGGTTGTCGATGGCCACGCGTACCTTGACGGTGCGCGTCTCGCTATCGAGCACGGCGCCCACATAGGCGACCTTGCCCTCAAAATCCTTGCCGGGCCAGGCGTCGAGCGTGATGCGGGCCGCCTGGCCGACGGCCACCTGCGCCAGGTCCCTTTCGGCCACGTTGGCCGACAGCCACACGGTGGAGAGATCCGCCACCGTCATGATGGGCGCGTTGATATCGTTCCAGTAGCCGCCTTGGGCGCCGCTCATCTCGATCACGGTGCCGGCGATCGGCGAGCGCAGGACGTAGTCGCGGCGCGAGCCGCCGGCGCTGGCGCCGTACTGTGCCAGCTTGTCGGCGCTGGCATGCGCATCGCTATTGGCCTGGTCGAAGGCCGCCTGGGCAGCCTCGTAATCCTTGTGCGCGGCGATCTCCGCCTCGAACAGGGTTTTTTGGCGCTGCAGTTCCTGGCGCGCTTGCAGCAGGGCGGACCTGGCCTTGCTATCGTCCGCGTGCGCGGCGCTCAGCTCCGCCGAATCGAGGGTGAACAGGGCATCGCCGGCCTTGACGCTGTCGCCCAGGGCGCGCTGCAGGCGCGTAATGCGCCCCGACAGGGGCGGCGTGATTTTCACCAGCTTTTCCGGCATCGCTTCGATGCTGCCCGGCGCATCGGTCTGCGTGGCGATATCCTGTTCTTCCGCCGGCGCGATCTGCAGGCGCTGGCGCAGTGGCGACGTTTTCGGCACCGTGATGGTGCCGTCGTCCAGATGCATCGATTGGACGGGCGGCGTGGCCGCCGCCGTCGGTTTGGCGCAGCCGGCCAGGGCCGAGCAGGCGAGAGCGAGGGCGCAGCTGGCGCCCAGGGCGTTGCGGGTGGTCGTGTTCATCCCGTGTTTCCTTGTTATTGATGGTGATGGGGCATGCGTGGATGCCGTGCCCAGGCGGGCGGTCAGAGGGGAGCGCGGGCAGCGATATGACAGCGCCGGAAAAGCATAGCAATGTCGTCCTGAAGAAGCTCCCAAGAACGCCTGAATCATTCTTCAGGTTCCGTGCGCGCAGGCCACGGCGCGGTAAAATGCAAGGATGGAAAATGCGGGAAAACGCAGCACAATGGGAAAGGCAGGCATGAGAATCCTCCTGGTGGAAGATGACCGCAAGGCGGCGCGGCTGCTGGCGCGGGGCTTGCAGGAAGAGGGCTTCGTCGTCGACGTGGCGCACAGCGCCGAAGAGGGCGAGGACGAAAGCTATGCCGTCGCTTACGACTTGATCGTGCTCGACTGGATGTTGCCGGGCAAACAGGGCATCGACTTTTGCCGCGATTTGCGCGCGCGCGCCATCCAGACGCCCGTGCTGATGCTGACCGCGCGCGACGCCACGGCCGACCGCGTGGCGGGCCTGAACATGGGCGCCGACGATTACCTCACCAAACCGTTTGAATTCGAGGAGCTGCTGGCGCGCATCCGCGCGCTGCTGCGCCGCTCCGACATCAGCCGCCCGCTGGTGCTGGCGCTGGCCGACCTGACGCTCGATCCCGTCAGCCACCAAGCGACGCGGGCCGGCGCGCCGCTGGTGCTCACGCCCAAGGAATACGCGATTCTGTTGATCCTGCTGCGCCAGGCGGGCGAGGTGGTCAGCCGCGCGCGCCTGGCCGAGCAGATCTGGCAGGCGGACCTGATCGGCATCGACAACCTGATCGACGTCCACGTGCGCAATTTGCGCGGCAAGGTCGATGCGCCGGGCCTGCCGCCGTTGATCCACACGGTGCGTGGACGCGGTTTCCGCCTGGCGGAAAACAACGGTGGCTAGCTTCCGCAAGCGCCTGCTGCGGGTGCACCTGGCCGTCATCCTTGCCATCGTCGCCTGTACCGCGCTGGCCGGCTATTGGGGCTTGTCGCGCGCCGTGCATGGCCAGCTCGATGCGGCCCTGCTGGCGCTGGCCGAGACGGAAATGGCCATGCTGCCGGCCGCCCCGCGCCAGCCCGTGCAGGTGCACGAGGTGGCGTCGGGCCTGGCGCCGCCGTCGTTGATGCGGCTGGACCGCCTGGTGCAGATCATCGATGGCGAAGGCCGCGTGCTGGCGCGCAGCCGTAACCTGGAGGCGGCGCAGTTGCCGGTGTCACCCATCCTGCTGGCGCGCCTGGCGGCCGGCGAGACCGTCTTCGAAACCCTGCCCAAGTTCGGCGAGGAGCCGCTGCGCATGGTTTCCATCCCCGTACCCGCGTCCGGCTTGCGCCTGGCGGTGCAGGTGGCCGGTTCGCTCGATGACGTCAATCACGTGCTGGCTGCGGCCACCGTGCTGTTTGGCGCCATGGCGCTGGCCTTGCTGGGCGCCGTCGGGCTGGCCGGCGAAATGCTCACGCGTCGCGTGCTGGGCGCCATCGACGACGTGGTGCGGCAAGCCCATTGCATCGGCGAGGCCAGCCTGGGCTGGCGCCTGCCGCATCCCGGCACGCCCGATGAAATCGGCCGCCTGGTCGATACCCTGAACGCCATGCTGGAGCGCCTGGAACACGGCTATGACGCGCAGCGCCGCTTCACGGCCGACGCCTCGCATGAATTGCGCTCGCCCCTGTCGCGCCTGCGCACGGAAATCGAAATCACCCTGCGCCGCCCGCGCGACACGCCCGAGTATGTCG of Janthinobacterium sp. PAMC25594 contains these proteins:
- a CDS encoding cell wall metabolism sensor histidine kinase WalK gives rise to the protein MASFRKRLLRVHLAVILAIVACTALAGYWGLSRAVHGQLDAALLALAETEMAMLPAAPRQPVQVHEVASGLAPPSLMRLDRLVQIIDGEGRVLARSRNLEAAQLPVSPILLARLAAGETVFETLPKFGEEPLRMVSIPVPASGLRLAVQVAGSLDDVNHVLAAATVLFGAMALALLGAVGLAGEMLTRRVLGAIDDVVRQAHCIGEASLGWRLPHPGTPDEIGRLVDTLNAMLERLEHGYDAQRRFTADASHELRSPLSRLRTEIEITLRRPRDTPEYVDALASCLDEVQRLTTLVEELLMLTRLDVGQERNAVETIALNPLARAAAQRLEKAAAQRGIRIVFDDSMAVQARVAAGPVDLVLANLLDNAVKFSPPDSVITVYVARDGEHAIVGVADAGPGIGVEDLPHLFERFYRGAQARAGEAPGFGLGLALSQAIVHAYGGSIEARNRPQGGALFLMRLPASS
- a CDS encoding efflux RND transporter permease subunit — encoded protein: MVDRFIATCCQRRGIVWLVLLCVTLYGVYCWKQLPIEAYPDIADVTSQIVTQVPGLGAEEIEQQITIPLERALLGTPGMHVLRTRSLFALSLITVVFEDGSDGYFTRERLQERLASVNLPYEAKPGLDPYTSPTGEIYRYTLESKTRSLRELSELQFWTVIPRLQKVRGVADVSNFGGLTTQFMLELDPAKLDSYGLSLAQVKDAINANNISGGGSVIDRGQQSYVVRGVGLLHSLDDMGNVVVSSKNGVPVLVKDLGKLAYGNVERRGILGKDNNPDTIEGITLLLKDFNPSEALAGIHAAVDDLNANVLPKDVKVVAYLDRSSLIDATLHTVGFTLGEGMLLVALVLLLFLGSPRAAAIVALTIPLALLIAFIFMHHFKIPANLLSLGAIDFGILVDGSVVVLENMLRRREREQERPLTIDDAIEATLQVARPIMFGMAVIIAAYLPLFAFQRIEYKLFSPMAYAVGAALVGALVVALVLIPGLAWLALRKPRRTFHNRVLEQLTAAYGRFLDRMVGKRRWVAAVCAASLAGLALLGGSIGRDFLPYLDEGSLWLQVQMPPGITLDKASEMASELRRAALEFPEVSTIVTQTGRNDDGTDYWTPSHIEASVGLHPYKSWKSGMNKQQLIAKMSERFARMPGYTVAFMQPMIDGVQDKLSGAHSDLTVKIFGDDLDEVRGIAGRVAQALKTVRGASDVAVDVEPPLPNLKVELDRAKAARYGINAADVADLISTGIGGAPIGQVYVGEKSYDIAVRFPTEVRSSPDAIAKLMLTAANGAKVPLAQVAQISTTSGESVIVREMGRRHIIVRLNARGRDLAGFLAEARPLVAKTVADEHQRIGVEWGGQFENLQRAESRLAIILPMTLGAMFLLLFGQFRNLRQPALVLLAVPLAMLGGLAALHLRGMTLNVSSAVGFIALFGVAVLNAVLMLAQINRLRADEGKSLRDAVLEGARDRMRPVLMTATVAALGLTPAMLATGLGSDVQRPLATVVVGGLVTATALTLLLLPALYYLIEAHVQQRRIDTEGVNHDTF
- a CDS encoding response regulator transcription factor, whose translation is MRILLVEDDRKAARLLARGLQEEGFVVDVAHSAEEGEDESYAVAYDLIVLDWMLPGKQGIDFCRDLRARAIQTPVLMLTARDATADRVAGLNMGADDYLTKPFEFEELLARIRALLRRSDISRPLVLALADLTLDPVSHQATRAGAPLVLTPKEYAILLILLRQAGEVVSRARLAEQIWQADLIGIDNLIDVHVRNLRGKVDAPGLPPLIHTVRGRGFRLAENNGG
- a CDS encoding efflux RND transporter periplasmic adaptor subunit; translated protein: MNTTTRNALGASCALALACSALAGCAKPTAAATPPVQSMHLDDGTITVPKTSPLRQRLQIAPAEEQDIATQTDAPGSIEAMPEKLVKITPPLSGRITRLQRALGDSVKAGDALFTLDSAELSAAHADDSKARSALLQARQELQRQKTLFEAEIAAHKDYEAAQAAFDQANSDAHASADKLAQYGASAGGSRRDYVLRSPIAGTVIEMSGAQGGYWNDINAPIMTVADLSTVWLSANVAERDLAQVAVGQAARITLDAWPGKDFEGKVAYVGAVLDSETRTVKVRVAIDNRTGIFKPGMFAHAGFAGATRRGLMVPAAALLQSGLVTRVMVERGPLRFEPRVVQVGASRGDQVEIVSGLKAGERIVVKEGVLLNG